In Anomaloglossus baeobatrachus isolate aAnoBae1 chromosome 10, aAnoBae1.hap1, whole genome shotgun sequence, the genomic window TCTGTGATATaccggatctttttttttttatggtactGTCACATTTTTATGCACTTGGGTGGagagcggacatatcattggtgcaacctgtgaagCTACGCAGGGGCGCAAGAGGTCgggaggcccatttctacctccaaagcagaacagaattgtgctttttgatgagctttgggctgcaaagggcccatgtattgttcttgcacacaggccctcttctgtctgtgtccaccactaATGGAGAGCATGATCTGGGGTTGTCAATGAGAAAAATAATGGATGTGATATTAATATATGTTCTGTGAAAACTACTGAAAAAGGAAACAGTTGCACGTCAATGCATGTTGAATAACTTCCCTTTATTCATTATATGCTATTTGGGTGATAAGTGAATCAGGTCTTAACTTTTTGGGCATCAGTACAGAGCCGGCTatcagtcagtgccaggggtgGTTACAGTCGCCGCCCCCTTTGTACTGAGTGGttgagtggtgactgaagccttagAAACCACGCCTCTTTGACTGAAAGCCGGAGATTTCCGAGAGGAATAAAGCTCATTTCCTCCCGGTATCCGGGCTCTCAGTACAGCTTCAGCGCAACTTTAGAACAttattaccctgcagattaaccccataaaaaaaatatacacacacatatatgtcaaGTTCCCTTTAACTCCGTAAGTAGAGCTATATTCACACCTCACTTTCCATAGTGTTCATCAGGTGCCAGTGGTGTCTGTCAAGTGATGGATCCAACGCTGCTTTATTCCTCCCATTATAATTGGATGTAGTGATACACATGAGTCTTACACCGCATATGCTATGATGTTACATAAATAATAGTGCCAATATAATGAAACTCAAATACCTATCTACAGAGTAAACAAGACAtaagccaaaaaagtggtgcaggATATCAGGAGGACTAGGTCAAATTAACAGTAAGTAAAGCAATCAACTAATTAAAAAGATTTTATAGAGTGATTTGCTGTGAAGAATAGATGGAGGAACGTGTAGAGATAGGAATAATGAAGGTGCACTTAGAGGAGGTGCGACCGGAGGCGAGCCGGTGCTCCGGTAACATATGGTTTATTCTAAAATGCTTTCCTTACTGTAATCTCTCTCGCTTTTTCATTCTTTCACTTCCTCCTTCATTTAATCATTTTACTTGTGAAAACCAAACCTGTCCAACCACTTCTCCCTCCCGTACTTTAGGTAATACGAGGGAAGGGGGATCCCTCCTTCGGTAGCAGAACGTCTTCCTCCAACAATAGAAATCATAAATCCGGCTTTGTTTAGTCACAGATTAGAGGCACACGTAGCATTGGAGGCAGGCGAGGAACTAGGAATTaaagaataataaaataaattTGAGTCGGAAAAAGGAAGACATGACAGGAGAAGATACAGGTGACACCACAAAACCTCAGGGTGGTGTCTGGTGCCACAAGCGGAGGTAGCTTTTTGTCGTGTGCTAACTCATCCACATGTTACCTGGAGTCTTCTACTTATGTAATCTGTAAAAAGTTTATGTAAGCTTTTATATTGGCCATTATTGCCTTTAATTATTCTATTTCTTCTACTTGCAGGTCACAGTGGATAAAAGGGTTAAGGAACTTTGGTTACAGGGGGTCCGTACCCCTGCTTCAATCAAAAATGTCATGCTAGCCCTGCATCAGAATGTTGGGAAAGAATCGATGACCAACTGGCTTCCAACCATGAACAATTCTACTATCGACCCGTTGGCCCCCAATGCTACAGAGTATCCATACCGCGACCCCTTTGGAGGCCATGCTATCTGGGAGGTGGTGCTTATTGTCCTGACCACAGGAATCCTTTCTCTTATTACCGTCGTTGGAAATATCCTGGTTCTCTTGGCCTTCAAAGTCAACAGCGACCTAAAGACGGTCAACAACTACTTCCTTCTCAGTTTAGCGTGTGCCGACGTCGTCATTGGCGCGGTGTCCATGAACTTGTACACAACCTACATTATAATGGGTCGTTGGGCACTTGGAAGTATCTCCTGTGACCTGTGGTTGGCCCTAGATTATGTCACCAGTAACGCTTCCGTCATGAACCTGTTGATTATAAGCTTTGACCGCTATTTTTCCATCACTCGACCGTTGACATACAGGGCTAAGAGAACACCAAAAAGAGCCGCCATTATGATTGGGTTGGCATGGATTATATCGTTTATTTTATGGGCACCTGCTATATTGTGTTGGCAGTACATCGTTGGTGAAAGAACAGTAGAACCTGACGAATGCTACATCCAGTTCTTGTCACAGCCTATTATCACATTTGGCACCGCCATTGCTGCCTTTTACTTGCCAGTAACTATTATGATTATCCTGTACTGGAGGATTTACAGAGAAACAGAGAACAGAAGCAGAGAACTGGCTGGATTGCAAGGATCGGAGACAGAAAACATTGTCCGTCCGTTGGGGAGTGTAAGAAGTGGTAGCAGCAGTGGGATGGGAGAGTCGGAAAGATTGTCCAGATCCCAAATAACAGTGCCAAGAATCAAGAGAGCTTGCTGTTTTCCGGGCAAACTTGCTGCCAGTCCATCACTGAGAAGCTATCCTCAACATCGAAGtaacggcagctggaacactatggAAGACGCCGCCTCGGCGGACTCGCTCTCCTCTTCTTCCGATGGAGAAGAACAGCCCTACGAGATGAAGAGCATCTGCTCAGCTGTCATACGACTACCGATGGTCAGCACGGTTGTCGCAACGCCCACAGGTTCTCGCGGGTCAAATGACACCCTTGATAGGGCGGATTTAGAGAATGAAGCCAATGGAGGAAAGCGGGAAGTAATTAGAAAATCATCCCGGTCCCAGACTACAGCTCTGCCGTCAACAGTTATTAAAGCTAAAGTGGAAAAAGCCCGGCATGGAAAGAGGAAAAGCAATTCACTCATTAAGGAAAAAAAAGCCGCAAGGACATTAAGTGCCATATTGCTTGCTTTTATCTTGACTTGGACTCCTTACAATATCATGGTGCTAGTGTCCACATTCTGTAAGGACTGTATTCCAACGACGTTGTGGGAGCTGGGTTACTGGTTATGCTACGTCAACAGTACTGTCAACCCCATGTGTTACGCCCTCTGCAACCGCTCATTCAGGCGCACTTTCAAAATGCTTCTACTCTGTCGGTGGGACAAGCGGAAATGGAGGACACATAGGCACACAGCAGCTTTCTTCAGAACTCCATCACAGTGAATGGGTGGGTGACAAGATGAAATGATAAAAGCTGTGTATAAATGTTTATATTCCTACAACAAGCTCAGATGGTGATACAAATTGTCAATTAATTGTCATTTATTTTTCAGCTTTTCACATACTGAAGAAAAATGACCTATTGGAActattatttaaatcaggttttgCATTACATgttttttagaaaaaatattttttggtaATGTTTTTATTTTACCTATCACAatctatattaaaaaaataaaaaggaaatcttgcaATTTTTCCACTAGCTACTTTAAATGTGGATTGTTTCAGGAAAAACCGTATGTATATAGTCACAGTGAACAGACCCTGACCCTTTCATTTGCATTGAAGTGTCTACGGAGCGTGTGCAAagctcattgtgaagggagggggagcagggtcagctgtgatatCGTctgttgtgattggtggatcctggtcAGATTCTGACCCTTTCTTTTTGCATTGAAgtgtctaatgagcgtgtgcaaagctcATTGTGAAGGGAGCGGGATCAGGGTCAGCTGTGATATCGTCTGTTGTGATTGCTGGATCCTGGTCAGATTCTGACCCTTTCTTTTTGCATTGAAgtgtctaatgagcgtgtgcaaagctcATTGTGAAGGGAAGAGGAGCAGAATCAGTTGTGATATCGTctgttgtgattggtggatcctggtcAGACCCTGCCATTTCTTTTGCATTGAAGTGTCTAATGAGCGTGGGCTAagctcattgtgaagggagggagagcagggtcagctgtgatatCGTCTGTTGTGATTGCTGGATCCTGGTCAGATTCTGACCCTTTCTTTTTGCATTGAAgtgtctaatgagcgtgtgcaaagctcATTGTGAAGGGAgcgggagcagggtcagctgtgatatCGTCTGTTGTGATTGCTGGATCCTGGTCAGATTCTGACCCTTTCTTTTTGCATTGAAgtgtctaatgagcgtgtgcaaagctcATTGTGAAGGGAAGAGGAGCAGAATCAGTTGTGATATCGTctgttgtgattggtggatcctggtcAGACCCTGCCATTTCTTTTGCATTGAAgtgtctaatgagcgtgtgcaaagctcATTGTGAAGGGAAAAGGAGCACAATCAGCTGTGATATCGTctgttgtgattggtggatcttgGACAGACCCTGAGCCTTTCTTTTGCATTGAAgtgtctaatgagcatgtgcaaagctcATTGTAAAGGGAgcgggagcagggtcagctgtcaTATCGTCTGTTGTGATTGGTGGATTCTTTAGTATGAGCTTTTTGCTTTTTAATTTGGAAATTTTGCAAGAGAAACTTGAGTTATGATATTTACTGTTTAAGAAAAAAATCAAGGCCCAGACCAACAATTTGTATAAATGTTTTACATATAATTGTTATCCTGCCTttgctgataaggagcctgctggaAACTTtcattaaaaggaatctatcaccaggtttttgccacctaatctgagagcagcataacgtagggacatAGATCCtgtttccagcaatgtgtcacttactgagctgcttagtgtagttttaataaattcactgtttaatcagcagtagattatcattgcaggactacttggcatgctgcaggtagtccagcatattcaagagctctgtataactgctagatctgcagcagagaaaacattgattttatcaaaatgacagcaaacagctcagtaagtgacacatcactggcatcagggtctctgtctctacgttatgctgctttcagatgggggagaaaaaacctggtgacggattccctttaaagaacAGAAAGTATAAGTttaaaaaaagccccagtggccagtgtgcagATTGCAAGATTTCTAACTTTGGGTGttttgctttttaaaaaaaaaaattgccaattttgaaaaaaaatatataaataatataacacaaaaacctgatttaaacagtcATTTTTTATGATAGCTTCTGTTTCAAGGGAACCTGAGAGCAGATATGTGCTGCCCGATCCACGGTCAGCATGTATCGGATAGTGGATGTATGATCTCAGACAGGTGTGTTTGACTTCAAAATGCTGCggtgtttcagaaaaaaaaaacattttaaaagctgCTACCTGGATTGTTAGGTCTCTCCATGAAGGCGCATTTAGGCAAAAAAATTATCATTCCAGGGGAACGAGCACAGAGAATCCGCCGGGGACCCCCTGTTGAACTTGTCTCCCATGCTGCTCCGTCCCCAGCAGATTcatagtatgtttttctctgaaacgcatttcagtcaaacatacctggctgatatCATACCACCAGTGTGTGGtgcctgcttcccgtggagcagctGGCTATGCGGAGCGCTTTCTTTTCTCTTCCTGGTAATCTTTGCTTTTTGATCCAAttgcagaaggaagaaggaagtCTGCACAGTGCAGCTTCAGCCAATATGTACAGagcaaatttatatttttatattatttataaaaccatgtatcatttcctttacacttcacaaatacgtgCTACTTAGTGTTGATATAGCACATAAAATGCCAATAACATACATCTAAAGTTTGTGCGTGCAACATGTAAAAAAGTTTAAAAGTTCATGGGGCATGAATAATTTTTCAAAAATAcctttattaaaggggtggttcactacttagcttaactggccacatcgatataacattcagaaacaagacttctctcaaataccttgtgttgactgagcagcgctattgtggtccgctcatccccatcacgtgacccccgggctccatgacttctgaaatccggtgatgtcatgtcaactttcagttgacccaacatcaccaaggcggcaccagTCATccagagtgactgggctgtgggcggagtttcaccgctcgtcacagcccagcatcttgagtgctctctccttcgctgcagagcgccgcaatCAGGAGcgttgctgggctgtgatgagcattgaaactccgcccacagcccagtcactcacgaagactggggccggcctcggtgatgccAGGTAAACAACTGGAagctgacatgacatcaccggatctcagaggtcacggagcccgggggtcaggcgatggggaagagccaCTCAgagacaacataaggtatttgagagaagccttgtttctgaacattATATCAATGTGGAGACTAGTAATAGTAATAGTAGTAGTTAACCACCCCTTTAATGGTTTTCAAAATCACAAACAAACCGGTTTTCGGCTCCAGACTGGTGTCATCAGGTGATAAAGGCTCCGGTCGGGAACCGAACAAGGGTATGTGATTCTGAAGACCATTAATAAAGGTAGTTTATCTATATGTTGAAGCCTCCATGTTTTTGGCAGTTTACCAGTAGCTCAACCCCATGAATGGACTCTCTTGGTGCTGGACGCAAGTttgttgtggtccgctcatccccatcacgtgactcccaggctccattatatctgagatccggtgatatcacgtcaacttcaCCACTATCCCTATTATTCCACTATAGCGCCTCCACAAAAAACTCCTATTTTAAGGCAGTGTATAAGACAGAGTGTTATTGTAGGAAGATGaccccctttaaagaggaccaaccactaggattttcctatataaactaatgccagtgctatactggcgctatcatgctgattctatccaTACCATAAGTTGTGAGATCGGatttatagtttctgaaatattggCAAGTAAAGTTTTTcattgttatttgattgataggtgctacagaatatctgataggtgggtcggattttgctagttattcccactcctgtctgcaatactgttattacagggggtggaatgagggaggaaggacaggggaggaaaaacaggcagcagacaggggcggggataactagcaaaacccgacccacctattagatattccgttgcacctatcaatcaaataacagtgcatttcacaaactttacttgcctgtatctcagaaactatacatccgatctcacaactaaaggtatgtatagaatcagcatgatagcaccagtatagcactggctttagcttatatacaaaaatcttgGTGGTTGGTCGTCTTTAAGTTACTGTAAACTTCTTCACAGAATATTGTAGCGCTAGCAGGTATATGATAGAACAGATATTTCCTTTTATACTATTTATCCTAATTATTGTTTTTTTACCCCCTCAGGACACAGATTACCATCAGACACAAGTTCTGCTAAAAAGGACCTTAGATGACATGGAGTCCCCTGCATGTGTGGCTAAGAGGGACTACAAAGATCACGCTATCCCTATG contains:
- the CHRM1 gene encoding muscarinic acetylcholine receptor M1 gives rise to the protein MLALHQNVGKESMTNWLPTMNNSTIDPLAPNATEYPYRDPFGGHAIWEVVLIVLTTGILSLITVVGNILVLLAFKVNSDLKTVNNYFLLSLACADVVIGAVSMNLYTTYIIMGRWALGSISCDLWLALDYVTSNASVMNLLIISFDRYFSITRPLTYRAKRTPKRAAIMIGLAWIISFILWAPAILCWQYIVGERTVEPDECYIQFLSQPIITFGTAIAAFYLPVTIMIILYWRIYRETENRSRELAGLQGSETENIVRPLGSVRSGSSSGMGESERLSRSQITVPRIKRACCFPGKLAASPSLRSYPQHRSNGSWNTMEDAASADSLSSSSDGEEQPYEMKSICSAVIRLPMVSTVVATPTGSRGSNDTLDRADLENEANGGKREVIRKSSRSQTTALPSTVIKAKVEKARHGKRKSNSLIKEKKAARTLSAILLAFILTWTPYNIMVLVSTFCKDCIPTTLWELGYWLCYVNSTVNPMCYALCNRSFRRTFKMLLLCRWDKRKWRTHRHTAAFFRTPSQ